The genome window TGCGCGAACTAACCGGCAAAGACCCCGACCAAGGCGTTTGGGCCCGCGTGCAAGATGCAATGGCAGCCATGACCGGCATCATCGGCGGTGCAGTTACCCGCACCAAAGATGAGATGAATATCACCGAAATCATCACCATGGATCACCGCAAAGCCGATACCCTCTTTATGGAAATCGCCAGCACCAACGATCCTCAAAAACTGCAAGAATTCTTCGGTCAACTTTACAAAGACCTCAGCGTTCACGCCGAAGCCGAAGAACAAGTTGTTTACCCAGCAATTCGCAGCTACTACAGCAACACTCAAGAACTGTACGACGAGCAAGCAGAAATGAAGCAAATGCTCGCCAAGATTAAGTCAATGAACCCCAGTTCTTCAGATTTCAAAGCCCAAATCAAACAGCTCCAAAAAGCGGTTCAAGATCACGTAAAAGAAGAAGAAAACGATATGTTCCCTCAAATTCGCCGCAACTTTAGCGAAGCACAAATGGAACAAATGGCTACTCAATTCAAAGCAGCCAAAAGCACTATCCAGCAAGAAATGGCTAACCTGAGCTAATTCAAGCAGCGAGCTAATTGTAGCTCTATGCGAGCTAAAAACTAGCTAAACTGCAACCTATCAATCCCGCTACGTGGGTAGCGGGATTACTGTTTTTTTGAAATACAATTTTAAAAAATAAATATATTATTTGTAGGGGCGGGTTTCACGAAAGATATTTCATCAAAGATTTTCGGTAAAACCCGCCCCTACGAGCATTGGGAGCAAGAAGATTTTAGCCGTTAATCACAGAGCCTCCGTTGGGATGCAAAATTTGACCCGTCATGTAAGACGAATCTTTTGAAGCTAAAAATACGTAACTGGGGGCAACTTCATCGGGTTGACCGGCGCGTCCCAAGGCCGTGTCTGCACCAAATTTCGCCACTTTTTCTTCAGGGAAAGTTGCAGGAATTAGAGGCGTCCAAATCGGCCCGGGGGCGACTCCGTTGACGCGAATTCCTTTTTCTGCCAAACTCTGGGACAAAGAGCGGGTAAAGGCAACAATTGCTCCTTTTGTGGAGGAGTAATCTAACAATTGTTGGTTGCCTTTGTAGGCTGTGACAGAGGTAGTGTTGATGATAGCACTTCCTTCTTTGAGATGTTTGAGAGCGGCTTTTGTGAGGTAAAACATTGAGAAAATGTTGGTGCGGAAGGTGCGCTCTAATTGTTCGGCGGTGATGTTTTCGATGCTTTCTTGGGGATGCTGTTCGGCGGCGTTGTTGACGAGGATGTCGAGGCCCCCGAATTCTTTAACTGTTTGTTCTACAAGGTTTTGACAGACGGTTTCATCCCCGATGTCGCCGGCGATCGCCATACAGCGCCGGCCTTGTTGTTCGATCGCCTCTTTGGTCTTTTTGGCATCATCATTTTCGTTAAGATAGCTGATGACCACGTTAGCGCCTTCCTTGGCAAAGGCGATCGCCACTGCACGCCCGATCCCGCTGTCTCCGCCGGTAATTAAGGCTATTTTGTCCCGCAATTTGTCGCTACCGCGATATCCCTCCGCGAAGGATTGAGGTTGCGGAGTCATTTGCGATTCAATACCGGGTTGCTGTTCTTGATGTTGAGCCGGATGAATCTTCTGTTCGGTTGGCATAAAAAATTCCTGTAAGTTCTACCTTCATAAATAAAGGTTTTCTGGAGGTAGGACATCGTTCTTTTTGCCGATCGCGCCCTACTACTAAAGACAGTAATTAAAGAGATAAATAAACCTGCCCCCGAACCGCTGATTGTGGCGGGCTGGTTTATATAAATTGTGAGTTTTCCTCACAGATTGTCTGTAAAACCCGTCCCTACGAGCATCGGGATCTATTTGTTGTAGAGGCAGGTTTCACGAAAAATATTTCCGGTAAGTCAAGAAATCCACAAACCCGCCGCGCGAGCCTCTGATTATTGTCAAAACAGCAAAAAGCACGCCAAAACATCATTTGACGTGCAGTTTAAACAAGCTAGTTGCTAATTGCTGAGTCTCTAACTAGAAACCCAACCTAACATTAAAACCCGGTAGGCGAAGCCTTCTGAGTATGATCGATCCACAGTGATGCAGATTCCTCGAAAGCCTGCTTCTGAGCTTCTAAAAACGATAGAACCAGCGAACTCGCCTGGCGTTGCACATCGTCCCCCTTAACAAAGCTGCTAACACCTGCACTCTCAGGAGTGAGGAAGCTATTGACATCGACGCTGTTGTCCTTTACCAGACCCGCCGCTGAACGTTCGGGGTTATTCAGAGGATCGTTGGGGATGCTAGAACCAGTTACCACACCCGTGCCGCCAGTCACCGGATCGGTTGTCGCTGTTGGCGTCGGTACCACCACCGTAGGCACTGTGTTAGGGCCCGGCACGTCAAAGCTAACCGGGTTGGGCCCAGTTCGGATCGGGAAATTGTTGGGAACACCCGGAGTATCGAAGACTTCCAAAACCGAGTAAGTGGCTGGCGACAAATTATTAAACCGAGCAATACCAGCAGCATCAGTTCTTACCAGCGGTTCTGTTGCAGCATCGTAGCGGCCGTTGCCATTCAAATCCAAAGTGAAGGGCACATCGGCAAGAGCCGGTTCGTTTCCGTCTTTTATACCGTTACGGTTGTCATCTCGGAAT of Oscillatoria nigro-viridis PCC 7112 contains these proteins:
- a CDS encoding SDR family oxidoreductase, giving the protein MPTEQKIHPAQHQEQQPGIESQMTPQPQSFAEGYRGSDKLRDKIALITGGDSGIGRAVAIAFAKEGANVVISYLNENDDAKKTKEAIEQQGRRCMAIAGDIGDETVCQNLVEQTVKEFGGLDILVNNAAEQHPQESIENITAEQLERTFRTNIFSMFYLTKAALKHLKEGSAIINTTSVTAYKGNQQLLDYSSTKGAIVAFTRSLSQSLAEKGIRVNGVAPGPIWTPLIPATFPEEKVAKFGADTALGRAGQPDEVAPSYVFLASKDSSYMTGQILHPNGGSVING
- a CDS encoding hemerythrin domain-containing protein, whose protein sequence is MVATLEDTKRQAIATKLADMKALQNLLIANEQLFINSCNDSELAQRFRDMLEDDRKNLGVLETTIVQYGIQAEPKETSTKMIQEVQKLMQGSELTMFEKVAQHELLKHKQTMAGLLIHKAAQVVGADIEAAITPLNTVNFENRAHQEQLKGVLEILGVRELTGKDPDQGVWARVQDAMAAMTGIIGGAVTRTKDEMNITEIITMDHRKADTLFMEIASTNDPQKLQEFFGQLYKDLSVHAEAEEQVVYPAIRSYYSNTQELYDEQAEMKQMLAKIKSMNPSSSDFKAQIKQLQKAVQDHVKEEENDMFPQIRRNFSEAQMEQMATQFKAAKSTIQQEMANLS